The stretch of DNA TGCTGACGCTCAGTGCGCCGATGTTGATCTGCTTAACCCTGACGCTTGCTGGGTTGCTGCGGTGGGACTACGCGATGCTGTTCGCCTGCATCGGGGGACTTACCGGCGCGCTGGCGCCGCGGCTTTGGCTCGACCGCGCGATCAAGAAGCGCCACCTCCAGTTCCGCCGTTCGTTGCCCGACTTCCTCGACCTGATGACGGTCTGCTTGGAGGGAGGCCTGAGCCTGCAAGAGACCATCCGCCGCGTCAGCGACGAGCTGCAACTCGCGCATTCCGCGCTCGCCGCCGAGCTGGCTGTTGTGCAGCGCGACGTGGAGCTCGGCGCCACGGTGGACCAAGCCCTCAAGCGCTTCGCCGCCCGCTCGGGATACGAGGGCGTCCGCTCTCTGAGCACCTTTATCCGCGAGGCGCAGCGCTTCGGCACCAACGTCACCGAGGCGCTCCGCAGCCACTCCGACATGCTCCGCTCGCAGCGCGAGCAAGCCGCCGAGGAAAACGCCCAGAAAGCGGCGGTAAAGATCCTGCTGCCGACGATGCTGCTGATCTTCCCTGCGATCCTGATCGTTGCCGTTGGCCCCGCTGTCATTCAGATCCAAGCGTCCTTCACGGCGAGCAAATGACGAGTTCCGGATCACAACCCGCCTTTCGACGCCAGCGATCCGGCGTCGTCGCCACGGAGTTCGCTCTCGTGTGCCCCGTGCTGCTGCTTATGGCGCTCGCCTGCGCCGATTTCGGACGCGTTTCGCACTTCTACGAAACTGTGTCGAACGCCGCTCGTGTCGGCGCCGAGACGGGCGCTACGCAACGGTTCTCCGATTTTACCCGGCCGCTATGGGAGCAGCGTGTGCGAAACGCCACGCTTGCTGAGATGGAAACGCTTCCGAACTTCAACTCGGGGGACATGACGTATGCCCTTGAGCTAGCCGAGATCTCCAACGACCAGCATCTTATCACAGTCGATGTGAGCTACACCTTCCGCACAATCGTCGCTTGGCCCGGCCTCCCCTCGGACGTCGAACTCCGCAAACGCGTCTCCTACCGGCAGTTCCGCTGACCCTCAAGCATGCAAACCGCTCTTTATCAACCGTCGAGAAGCCGAAGGATGCGACGCTATCGAGGCGTCGTTGCCCTTGAAAGCGCCTTCGTGCTGCCGATCACTTTCTTCTTGCTCTTCGCGATGCTGGACCTCGGTCTAGCGGCGGTGCGGTTCAACGCCCTGTCCGAAGCGGCCCGCACCGTCGCGCGAGAGGTTGTCCTCCACGGATCGATGGCGCTCGATTCGCCAGACGCCTGGGGACCCGGTCAGTTTCAAGCCGCCGCCTCGAGTGATAGCGACATCGTCCGCACAGCGCAGAACGTTCTGCCCACCATGCGCCTGGAAGATGTGACCGTCGCCGTGTCCTGGGCCGACAACGACAACTCGCCCCGCGACCGCGTCCGGGTTCGGTTGTCCTACCTCCACCAACCATTGATTCCGGTGCTGTTCGCATGGGGTCCGCTCGAGCTGCGTGCGGAAGCCATCATGCGGATCGTCAACTGACGCCACGGGGCAATACCATGCCGCAACTCTATTCAGCCCGTCGTAGAAAGCTGCGCCACACCGGCAAGCTGTTGGTGATGCTCGCGATCTTGTTGCCGATGATGCTTAGCGTCGCCGGTCTGGTGATCGATGGCGGGCTGCTGATGAGCAAACGCCGCGACATGCAACACGGCGCCGACGCCGCCGCGACCGCCGCGGCGTTCGAGCTGCTGCGGGGGAATGGCGTTGCGGCGGCGACGGGCGTCGCGACCGAGGTCTTGCAGATCGACAACGACCTGCCGGACGCCACCGTGACGGTCAACATCCCGCCCACCGAGGGCGCTTTCGCCGGCCGTCCCAATCACGTCGAAGTGATTGCCCAGACGAACTACCGTTCGCGGCTGATGGGCATCCTCGACGGGCTGGTGGACTACCCGGTTCAGGCCCGCGCCGTTGCGGGCGTGCAGGACGTGACCGCTGGCGCGGCGATCATCGTCCTCGACCCCGACCCGGCGCCGCTCCAGATCAACTCCGTCGCCCAAACGCTTGCCGGGATCGATCTCGCCGCCCTCAGCACGGAAGCCGTCGGGCAATCTGGGCTCACACCGTTTCTCTTCTCGGTTCCGATAGTTGGGCCTTTAGCTTCCTCGCTGCTCAATTCGCAGCTCACCAGCGTGATGCCAATCGAGATTGGGTCGCTCTTGGACGACGCGCTCGCCGGACTCCCGGGACTCAATGCGCCCGCGATCATCGCCGGACTCGAGGTCGAAGGGGTCGGCACGCTAGTCGTCGATGGCTCCGTCATCG from Botrimarina mediterranea encodes:
- a CDS encoding type II secretion system F family protein; translation: MTSLAPYLPFVAFAVVSAIIYALFAYFDPYWVSVRGRLDQFDNAKDSPKRRLAGGSNKTAPTSGWFTLPTVSLFRGGDRSHLTQRLAYAGVYQPQAVARYFSISLLTLSAPMLICLTLTLAGLLRWDYAMLFACIGGLTGALAPRLWLDRAIKKRHLQFRRSLPDFLDLMTVCLEGGLSLQETIRRVSDELQLAHSALAAELAVVQRDVELGATVDQALKRFAARSGYEGVRSLSTFIREAQRFGTNVTEALRSHSDMLRSQREQAAEENAQKAAVKILLPTMLLIFPAILIVAVGPAVIQIQASFTASK
- a CDS encoding TadE/TadG family type IV pilus assembly protein, translating into MTSSGSQPAFRRQRSGVVATEFALVCPVLLLMALACADFGRVSHFYETVSNAARVGAETGATQRFSDFTRPLWEQRVRNATLAEMETLPNFNSGDMTYALELAEISNDQHLITVDVSYTFRTIVAWPGLPSDVELRKRVSYRQFR
- a CDS encoding TadE/TadG family type IV pilus assembly protein — its product is MRRYRGVVALESAFVLPITFFLLFAMLDLGLAAVRFNALSEAARTVAREVVLHGSMALDSPDAWGPGQFQAAASSDSDIVRTAQNVLPTMRLEDVTVAVSWADNDNSPRDRVRVRLSYLHQPLIPVLFAWGPLELRAEAIMRIVN